The genomic window TCAACACATCACATATCAGAAGATGCAAGAATAGAGTCCCGCATACGATAAGAACCTGTGATACTTCACAAGGAGCATCTGACACTGAAACCACTTAAAGCGAACTCATCGAAGCATTACGtatattcattttgaaatatCCTGGTGTATACTGGCAGTGATCCCATTGTGAAGTTGAAACAGTCtaaattttccaaaataaaaggGAAAACATCCCTCATAGGACCATGTGGATTTTCCAGTCTGGTAACACAAACTCGAGACAGAAGACATTGAGTGCAAAACAGCCAGAGGAAGAGGACAAGCAAGCCTTTTTTGCAGTGATGGAGACCATGAGGTCAGAAAAAGGAGGTTGCACACCTGTGCTGCTATTGCACGTGTTCTTTCATTGTCCTGCCGCGGTCCCGCTCTGTTATGGCACTTCAGGACTTGACCTCGTCCTGTTCTGGATCAGACCGCAGGTCAGTGTTGGACAGGACGAGCTCCACTGGCATGACGAGGGAGGTGTCTGAATCTGTGCTCATGGAGGGCTGGTGTTCAcctgaaacaacaaaaaaacatttaggaCGTGTGCGAGGACCAGTGCTGTTTTAGCACCAAACCTGGTGAGTGGAtttctatggaagcttgtttacgaaacagaaataaaataaacattacaattatGCAATTATAACTTGAAATTGACCAAAATAAATGAGCAATTCTGAGTAAAACAGAATACACGGAAACTTTTGAGAAAATGAcaaaattgcgagatttaaatTTAGAATTTCAGGTCGTAAAAttgcagttaaaaaaaagtctgaatttaaAGATATCAACTCAAAAttgcatctttattttatttttatttattaaaaattgtgagataaacagtTGGAATGAGATTTTAGATTTCAGAGCTTCGGTTGAGGGACAAATGCCCTGGAAAATTCCTCACGAGACACGTGGCATGGTTTTATGGTGCTTGTGTTCTGTCTGGAGTTTGACAGACTTATTTACAGTGTGTGGCAGCAGACCAAAGCAATTAATCTAGTCTGACAAAAGGCCTGATACGGGCCACAGAAACAGCACAGGATCAGAGCTGCGATGGAGAACCAGGACAGCCAAAGAAATGACCCAAATATATGAGAGCTGAAAGTAGATCACACGCAAAACCGACTAAAATAATCCAATCCACTTCCAAGAGACGTGTAGGTCAATGTGAGAGACAAGAATTTCACATCAGAACTACAATACCTTTTATATTATATGCACATAAGCATTTCTTATACACATGCTCGCATTGCGTGGAAAAATGTCTTTGTTAggatactttttacatttttatagactCCTCCTTTGAGTTTCGATTTATGAAGTGATGTAccacgtttccacaaaaatataaagcaactttgataataatcagaaatgtttcttgagcagcaaatcggtaAATTAGAGCGATTCTGAAGCattatgtgacactggagactggaggaatgatgctgacaatacAGCTTtgagcacaggaataaattagaatttaaaatatattcaaattttaatcacaggaatagattacattttaagatatatcaCACATAGaaactgttattttacatttattaaaatattaagtaaaaatattaatgcaaaatattaattgaataaatgcagctttttaaaaactaacaaaaatcttactgactccaattatttaatattaataagtgaTTTAGATGTTATccattactgtaattttttttttttttgagatacctTGAGAAAACCAAAACTTAACACCCGCCcacccccctccaaaaaaaaataaataaataaattatatcaaGACCACAGTGAGTTGTGATGATCCATACTCACTGCTGGCGATGTGGTGGCTCTCTCCAGCCTGCAGGAACGAGTCCATCTGGTGGGAAATATGAGACAGTCCTATTGCTCTGACAGCTGGGTCCAGGACCACCAGGCTCTCGCCCACTGAGACCTCACTAGCGCCCGTCACAGGGTTGGTGGGCGGCCCGCTGACGGACATCTCATAATCAGGAGGGCTGTCATCAGAACAGTCTGTATTGGCCTGTTTGAACGACAAACTACAGCGTTATCCAGAGCAAAACACAAGGTCTCAAGCAAGGCTCGTGGATCCAGTAGCTTCTGTTCTTACCGGGATGCCCAGCGCCTTAAGGATGTTCATTTTGCACATGGGACAGGTCCTGTGGTCCTGCAGCCACGGGTCCACACAGTTCTTATGGAAGACATGCCTGACAACAACACAGTGATCATTAAACAGTCAagacatatttaaacattttcatgcATTTGTACACTCAATGTGTCATTGCAACCACATTAATATACTGGCTATTTTAGCAAATAACTAAATGAATGAACAATTtcaagtttcactttcacagatTGAAAATTAGTTTTAGAGAAAGAGCTCATCATTGAACTTCAATATATGCACACCAAGCCTGACTTCACTGATGATGATTTTACGCCTTATATTTCTCTGAGCATCAGAATTCATCATTTCAGACTTCTTAGCTGATGTCGTGATCTTACCGACACGGCAGGATCCTGACAACATCATTAGGTTTGTAGTCTTCGATGCACACTGCGCAGTTATCAAAGTCCGACTCGGTTTCCTAGAAACAGCGGGTGGATAAAGGATTCTGTGAGAAACCACACATGGGCGACTGTATGTGTACACTTCCACGAGATCTCCATTAGAGCTAACGCAGCAGACAGGAACACACAGtcataaaacacacatacagtaaagaGAGTGAATCACAGACAGGTGTTGAAGACCACAAAGCAGActacagatatcacacatttgGAGCGGTTTGAATATACATGTTTACATAATTTCGAAAGTGACACTTGCAATAAGAATGCAGAATcagaaaaagccattttacacgaaaaaatttttttttggtcagtatgattttttacaaattttttttgcattgcattaaacatgagtaacaaaatatttatttttcccacttttttttttttttacaatgaatttGACAAATGCATcaagtttttcttaaaaaatctgaagcagaacaactgttttcaacattgatattaatcagaaatgtttttttttttttaaagcagcaaatcagcatatcagaatgatttctgagggatcatgtgactctgaagactggacgaatgatgctgaaaattgaataaattacattttaacatattcaaatagaaaacagttattttatgctataatgatatttcacaatattactgttaataccatattttgatcaaataaatgctgcctcgGTGAGAAAGAATACATTAAACATTCAACAAAAACTGATATTATTTCCAAACTTGAATGCCAAGTTGTAAAGATGTGTTTTTTTGCACCATTTTGCATGATTTCCATTATAATTAGCATTGTTGCTTTGAATGAAGTGCTCGAAGCATTTCACACTACTCAAAAGAAATCCGTTAAAACGATCCAAACCTTGTCACCCTTCCTGATGGTCCGCACTTGTAACTTGCTTATGGCCTTTTTTGCAGCGTCGCCCAATCGCCTCTGCAAAAGACATGACACATGCTACATTGAAATGTCAGATTTTAAACTGACATTACATCAGATGTGACCCTCTTTGCTTTAGTGCATGCTGAGGGAAATAAAAGCGTGACTGTGGTGCACCTGGTTGCGGTCGCGTGCGTTTGCGTAGCGGAAGCGCTGGATGTAGTAGAAGACCAGCCAGGCCAGAGAGATGATCATCAGGATGATGAAGGAGATGGAGACGAACACCACGGAGGTGCGGCTGACGTATTTCTGCAGGTTGCGCGTGCCGATGGTGATGTGCATGGCCACGGTTATGTTCTTCTCCAGCAGGGCCATGATCTCACGACCTTTGGGCTCGGGAATCATGATCGCCACCACATCGCCGGTTCCTAAAACCATGATGATAGGTTCAAATCTCAAACGACTTCACCACCAAACTTCACACTTTTAACAGACCATCATAAAACACTGACAGTGAGCGAGTCACAGCATCAGTCAGTGTTCAAAAcaacttgttgttgttgttagataTTTAattgattcagtatttaaactatttagtgtgtttttgctcATTTCTGGAGAGGCATCGTTTGAAACGGAAGACTTCACACATCTTCCCTCACTCTTGCATCTGTGAAAGCCAGACATCTGATCCTCGAAATTAGCACCTGCTGGACTGAGCTGTGAAGCAGCCAACATGTCAACAAAGAAAGCAgaaataaaactatgaagaatGTGTTTAACCAGTGCTGAGTACCAGCCTTCtccattttcatacattaaagggggggtgaaatgctcgttttcactcaatatcctgttaatcttgagtacctatagagtagtactgcatccttcataactccaaaaagtctttagttttattatattcataagagaaagatagtctgtaccgatttttcccggaaaaacacaagcgcctggaggcgtgacgtgtgggcggagctaaagaatcacgaacgccagtaggcttttgcgttgagagtgtttggaagctgtgacattatcgtgaggacaaaaccatcatccaaaacaaaccatggctaacagtcagattcagccgtttatttatttattttagcggggctcgaacccgggtctcggcatgggaggcggacgcactaacaaggaggcagagatatttgaagcagttgtactcaccgcatgtggttccaacacacaatcgtgaccctttttcgttgggattgcatcatccttaagaactAAACAAtacacaaatccgtcgtcaaactggatcttgtttgtaaaacaagcatcttcgaaatgcaggggaacgaacaaaaacacttgcacaactccgttgatgctctgtaaaaataaactccatctactcgtcccttaatgctgtttctcttttggtaatctgtgcagggttgtcttgccctggcaaccaaaaacacactccttttgtgacatttcgcgacgctctcgctctgatcagtgaagtctgttgtgctctctctgctctgctatacgggagcgcgcgctcttccggcagaactgcccttaggacccatataaggaaattccgctccatctaacgtcacacagagccatactcgaaaaaaactttccgaaacttgtgacaaactggaaggagtatttttggaacagaaatactccttcaaacgtacaacttaatttttgaaactttgtccatgtttagcatgggaatccaactctttaacagtgtaaaaaactcagtatgcatgaaatagcatttcaccccccctttaagaaactgGATTTGAGAGATGAATTACTGCACTGCAGAGTTCAGGATACAGGAGCCTGCGATTAATgctaaacacaacacttttgtggAGCTCCATCAATAACAACATGACAGCATCAGGTCAGAGGTGAAAGCTGTGCATGAATGTACAGTAGTTAGTttcgtttcattcattcattttcatttcattcattcatatagcACATATAAACACAACAGGATCgagaagtaaaaaacaaaaacacattatgaaataaaaccTCATTATAATAGAAATAACATGacagtaaaaacttttttgcTCATGACACTGATAAAGTCAATGGCCTCCAAAATGGTCAAAAATGACAAAGAATTCATGAAGCGAAGGGTCAAGAGACAAGAAAAGGGTGGGGAAGTGAAAGAGACAGACACTCTTGATCAGACACAACAGCATGTTGCAATATGCAAGAGATATTCTTGTGGTTGACATGGCTTGAGCAATCGACTTCCACTAACCTGCTAATGTTACCAAACTGAAACACGCACAGACAAGATCTTTGAGAAcatgttttaaaggaataattcacccacaaatccactcaccctcaggccgtCCACGACCTAGATGAGTTTCTGCATGGGAACAGATcctgagaaatgtagcattacatcacctgctGACCTGCAGcatatcctctgcagtgaatgggtgccgccagaacgagagtccgaacagctgataaaacatcacatattTCAGCCAGAAGCAAGGATGGAATGGAGTTGTCTcagttacttgtggattactgtgatgtttttatcatctgtttggactctcgttctgacggcacccattcactgcggaggatccattggtgagcaagtgatgctaatGCTTGATTCCAAATGTGTTTGATGGagtaacaaactcatctatatattGGATGACTggcatgataataataataataataataataatagatgttcCAATATTAAGCCCTGTTTTCTAATTTTGCcctattattttttcttatgatCTTGGGTTGCAgcgtgacctggacatgtttttatgaaaatcatCCAATGCTAAGAAAACACAACAAGAATAAACCTGCAGCGACTGCAAACACACGGAGTAATTATGTCACAACTCAAGTAATAAGAGTCATTCTTCAAGAGAAGTGtggaaatataatgcaatatgaaaatattaatgcAAAGATGCAATACAGTGCTTAATAATTTGCAAAGTATGTAAACAGACCATGCAAATCTTAAGAGTTTAATAGGTTTTTCCACATCATGGTAGATATGTTAACTATTAATAGTGCAAACAAACTGGTCAAGCTCAGATCACACAATATGCATCATTGGTCATAATCACATGTGGGTGCATTGATGTGATATCTTTGttaaacattaaaggaatagcttGAAGAATGCGGTTAACCAAACAGGTGCCTGTAGCCATTGATTTTAATGGTATGtcaaagtcaatggctaccgctTGGTTACtcacattcatcaaaatatctgctcttgtgttcagcagaagaaagaaatacatgcaggtttggaacacaACTTTGAGGGTGAACAAAGGATGACAGATGgctcatttttaggtgaactgtctctttaagttgCTGTGCATTCTACAATTAAAGTGGGTTTATAAACTTGGAATACAGTGAACAGCTTGCATTTTAACGgtcaatatttaatttacaatgaCATCTAGAAAGCAAATGCACAGGAACAAATTCTCATCTTACCGTGATGTGGCATAGTAATGGTCTCATTGGAGTTGGTGGAGCCCATGTTGAAAATGACCACAGCGGATGCATTGAGAGCAGCAGCGTGTCTGATCTTCTCCCTGTAGGTGCAGTTTCCTCGGGCTATCAGTGCTATCCATGGGATGTTGGGATGAGGGAGAGGGAATTTAGTGTTACTGTCACACACCTGTCTGTCCTGCAGAAGAGATGGCATAAACACGAAGCCCCTGGCATCTCTTTTAGGAGAGTGCTCCCCATATCTGCCACATTCACTCTTGTCTGTCTTTATTTCAGATGTGACTGGATCCAGGTAAGTGATGTTGACAAAGGCAGTGTACCATTCCTCCTTCTCTGCCACTGTGAAGTCCAGACACAGCAAATGCACGAAGCAAAACGACAGCAGCCATGTAGACAGGGCAAGACTCCGGCAGGCTTGGGTCAGGGACACTGCCATGTTTCCAGAATTAATCCCAAACTAACTCTTTCCAGGTCGGGGTACGTCTTTATCCTGCCTCTTTTTCAGTATAAGATTATGATCCTTGAATACGGCATCACTTGGCAACCACAAAACACAAATAGAGCACAGTCAGACCGAAACATCTACCTGTCCATCGGTGTCGTCCTTTAAGAGTGGCTTATAGATGCGGTCCACCATCATGACGAGTCACCAGCTGCTTCTGCGCTTGTTGTGACGCTGTCGGATGAGATGGTTGCCAGATATTGTTACTAAACATTGACTAAAGGGGATAAAATGCGGCGATTGAAGAATATCACCATATATTATGCAAGGGGCTTAAAGAGCGTTGTAACTAACAAACTAATTAcgaactaactaactaaataactaactaaatctATTAATTgactgataattaaaaaaaaaaccggaTTAAATTAAACAGAACGTTTCTATGCAACACACAGACGTTGCATAGTCGCtcatattataataaatttaaacacacacacacacacacacacacactttatatatatatatatatatatatatatatatatatatatatatatatatatatatatatatatatatatatatatatatatatatgcaataataattatttccaaAAACTAGGTACTGTGAAGTGCCATTATACCCTTCACTCCTCACCCATCGAACAaacatcatattatattattattaacagacaAGGTTAGAATTTAGGGAAGCTGTTTGATGGAGTATCTGGCAACCGCTTCGTTACCGACAGCGCGTTTGCCTCCTCTGTGATGGAGTGGGACTACATCTCatcatgtaattattttaaattaacatctaaatgtgttttaatatacgTAGATACTTTTTAacaaaatgtaactgtaattgcAATCTAAGCAGTCCCACCACGCAAAAGGCACCTGCTAGTAAATGTTCGTGGAACTGATAACAGCGTCAGTTCGGTTTCCTTCCGGGTCGATTTACTGTTACACGCGCGCCGGGATCAGCTGTGATTAACTGCCCGATTTCTGCACGAATCACGATTAATCTGGGTATTTTTCCCATGACTGACGTGTTCGAGTATATGGCGTTgaactgtaaataaaaacttttttttttaaaagtttctgTAAAAGTGACTGTTAAGCGGAGATGTTTATGGCAGTCATTTACCAACTCGTGTAAGTTCAGTGGAAATCATCAGAGCGGAGTCAGAGTCAGTCCACAGGAAATCCCTGTGTAATATTACACGTGTCCAAGATTTGTGTTCTGTCGTGATACTGGAGGTGAAAGATGCCTGCCGCTCGTAAGAAGGCTGAGAGCAGAAAGGAGCGAGAGAAACAGATAGCCAATAAAGAAGTGGTTGATGTGGCCAAACACCCATGCAATGTAACCATGGTAAGAGTCatctcattttatttgtattatttttattttgtatttaatggtatttatttcttttttggtaAGAGTCATCTAATGCTTTCACACTGCATTGCTAGATTGcgaaagtgatttaaaaaaaaaataagtttaataattatatttatttttaaagctttaaaaaaagtTCAGTGCTAATTCTCTTTTAAACGTTGATAACTAAATATCTGCTatctgaatgaatatatatatatatatatatatatatatatatatatatatatatatatatatatatgctatctGCTATGATTTTATCTTCGTTCCTTCCCCTAAACACTCTTACATCTTgattagacactgtttgccccttgtcttccaggccggCCCCTACCACCCCTTCTG from Carassius auratus strain Wakin chromosome 1, ASM336829v1, whole genome shotgun sequence includes these protein-coding regions:
- the rnf150a gene encoding RING finger protein 150a, with the translated sequence MAVSLTQACRSLALSTWLLSFCFVHLLCLDFTVAEKEEWYTAFVNITYLDPVTSEIKTDKSECGRYGEHSPKRDARGFVFMPSLLQDRQVCDSNTKFPLPHPNIPWIALIARGNCTYREKIRHAAALNASAVVIFNMGSTNSNETITMPHHGTGDVVAIMIPEPKGREIMALLEKNITVAMHITIGTRNLQKYVSRTSVVFVSISFIILMIISLAWLVFYYIQRFRYANARDRNQRRLGDAAKKAISKLQVRTIRKGDKETESDFDNCAVCIEDYKPNDVVRILPCRHVFHKNCVDPWLQDHRTCPMCKMNILKALGIPANTDCSDDSPPDYEMSVSGPPTNPVTGASEVSVGESLVVLDPAVRAIGLSHISHQMDSFLQAGESHHIASSEHQPSMSTDSDTSLVMPVELVLSNTDLRSDPEQDEVKS